The Tachyglossus aculeatus isolate mTacAcu1 chromosome 4, mTacAcu1.pri, whole genome shotgun sequence genome contains a region encoding:
- the LOC119926892 gene encoding carbonic anhydrase 2-like: MAHQHWGYSPGNGPERWHEVFPIAHGARQSPVDIHSAAARYDPALQALTISYDPATSKRIVNNGHAFNVEFDDAADRSVLKGGPLSGTYRLIQFHFHWGSCDDKGSEHTVDGVKYAAELHLVHWNTKYEKFGEAVKHPDGLAVVAVFLKVGDARPGLQKVLDVLESIKTKGKETVFTNFDPTGLLPASQDYWTYLGSLTTPPLLECVTWIILREPITLSSDQMSKLRCLYFNCEGETPCKMVDNWRPCQPLKNREIRASFQ; encoded by the exons ATGGCCCACCAGCACTGGGGCTACAGCCCGGGCAACG GACCCGAGCGCTGGCACGAGGTTTTCCCCATCGCCCACGGAGCCCGCCAGTCCCCCGTGGACATCCACAGCGCTGCGGCCCGCTACGACCCTGCGCTGCAGGCCCTGACCATTAGCTACGACCCCGCCACCAGCAAGAGGATCGTCAACAACGGACACGCCTTCAATGTGGAGTTCGACGACGCGGCGGATCGCtcag TGCTCAAAGGAGGACCACTCTCTGGGACATACCGGCTGATTCAGTTCCATTTCCACTGGGGGTCCTGTGATGATAAAGGCTCTGAACACACAGTGGATGGGGTGAAATATGCTGCAGAG CTTCACTTGGTACACTGGAATACAAAATATGAGAAGTTTGGCGAAGCAGTAAAACATCCTGATGGCCTGGCTGTCGTGGCTGTATTCTTGAAG GTGGGAGATGCTAGGCCAGGCCTGCAGAAAGTCCTTGATGTGCTGGAATCCATCAAAACCAAG GGCAAGGAAACTGTCTTCACCAACTTTGACCCTACTGGACTTCTGCCAGCCTCCCAAGACTACTGGACATACTTAGGCTCCCTGACCACTCCTCCTCTCCTGGAATGTGTGACCTGGATTATCCTGAGAGAGCCCATCACTCTGAGCAGTGATCAG ATGTCCAAACTGCGCTGCCTTTATTTCAACTGTGAGGGAGAGACACCATGCAAAATGGTGGACAACTGGCGTCCTTGTCAGCCCCTGAAGAACCGGGAAATAAGAGCCTCATTCCAATAA